ATTCGTATCTCCATGTAAAAACCATAGCAGTTCACTTACTACAAGTTTAAATGGTACCCGTTTTGTTGTCATAATCGGAAAGCCCTCTTGTAAATCAAAACGCATTTGATAACCAAATGTGCTGATTGTTCCAGTTCCAGTGCGATCTCCTTTTTGTGTTCCATTCTCTAAAACGTACTTTTCTAAATCCAAATATTGTTTCATCGTTCGCACTCCTTATTCCGCGTATTGTGATAAAAATTCCCAGCGTTCCATCATTTGTTCGAGCTCTGTTTCTTTTGCCGTAATGAGTTCGCTAATTTCTGCTGCTTTTGTAAAGTCCGCTCCAGTTTGTTCCAATGTTTCATTAAGCGATTCAATGGTTTGTTCTAATTCGCTAATGGCATCTTCAATTCCGTCCCACTCGAGTTGTTCTTGATAGGTGAGTTTAACTTTCTCTTTTTTCTCAGGTGCTGCCTTTTCGACCGAAGTATTCGCCATTTTTTTCATTGATTTTGCTGGTTTTGCTTTGGTCACAAGTTCTTTCAAATAATCACTATATTCACCGTAGAAAATTTCTACTTCACCAATTGCCCGGAAAACGAGCAATTTGTTTACGACTTTATCGAGGAAATATCTATCATGGCTAACCGTAATTACGGTACCATTGAATGATTCTAAATAGTCTTCTAAAACCGTTAATGTTTGCGTATCTAAGTCATTTGTTGGCTCATCCAGTAATAAGACATTTGGTCGTTCCATCAAAATGCGAAGTAAGAATAACCGTCGTTTTTCTCCACCTGATAAGCTACCAATTTTCTTCCCGTGGGAATTTGGTGGGAATAAAAATCGTTCTAACATCGCACTCACACTGATTACTTCGCCACCAGAAGTTGTTACTTGCTCTCCCGCTTCTTGCAAATAAGCAATCATTCGCATATCCGGGTCCATTTCTTCATTTTGTTGCGTATAGTAACCGATTTGTACGGTTTGACCTGTGACTACTTCGCCAGCATCTGGTGCTAGTTTTCCAGCCAACATGTTCAGTAAAGTCGATTTCCCAGTTCCGTTGTTCCCTGTAATACCAAGGCGTTCACCAGGTTGGATAATCAAGCTGAAATCCTGCAATACTTGTTTTTCATCAAAGCGTTTTTCCAAGTTTTTCAGTTCGAAAACATCTTTTCCAAGACGACTAGTAACAAAATCAATCGCCAGTTCTGAGTCATCGGTTTTTGTTTTCACTTTTTTCTCTAAATCGTGGAAACGGTCTTGTCTGGCATTTTGTTTAGTGGCGCGACCTTGAGGACCGCGACGCATCCATGCTAGTTCCTTACGATAAAGGTTTTTATTTTTCTCGGATTCACGGACTTCGTTTTCCATCCGAATGGCTTTAGATTCCATGAATTTCTCGTAGTTCCCAACGTATCGATAAGCCGAACCTCGGTCGAGCTCCACCATATGATTTGTCACTCGGTCAAGGAAATAACGATCATGGGTAACAAGCAAGACAGCCCCTTTAAAGCGATTTAAATATTCTTCCAACCAACGAATTGACTGAAAATCTAAATGGTTGGTAGGTTCGTCCAAAATGAGTAAATCTGGCGTCTCGATTAAGACTTGCGCCAAACCAACCCGTTTTCGTTGCCCACCAGAAAGCTCGCTTATTTTCGCGGTTAAATCCGTAATGCCTAAACGCTCCAAAATCGTTTTCGCTTCTGTGTTCATATCCCAAGCCGCACTAGCATCCATTTCTTGGCTGGCGGCTGTATAAGCATCGTGTAATTTGGTATTTTCCGCATCAAGTGACATCGCGAGTAACACTTCTTCGTACTTGCGCATTGCCCGAAGCGCCGCAGTATCCCCGTCAAAAACAGCCGAAAGAACCGTATTCGCTTCATTAAACTCAGGATCTTGTGCTAAATAACCAATCGTATAATCTTTCGCTTTCGTAACAGTGCCCTTATCCCCAGATTCGCTACCAGAAATAATTTGTAATAGCGTTGATTTCCCGGTACCATTTACACCGATTAAACCAATGCGTTCACCTTCTGTTATCGTTAGTGAGATATTCTCAAACAGGCTTTTTTCACCGTATGTTTTTGTTAAATTTTCCACTTTTAATTGTTTCATTTAGTCCCATCCATTTCCTGTTCGTCCTTATCTATTCTAGCTGAAAACATAGAACATAGCAATTGCTTAAGATGAAAAAAGTTCCAAAAGCGGCGAATCCACTTTTGGAACTTTTACTTTTAAAATAAACCTTGCGCATTACCATTTTCATCGACATCCATGTTTAATGCCGCTGGTTTTTTCGGTAAACCTGGCATCGTCATTACATCGCCTGTTAAAGCAACGACAAAACCAGCACCAAGTTTTGGAATGAATTCGCGAATATGAATAACAAAATCAGTTGGCCGTCCAAGTAATGTTGGGTCATCCGATAAGGAATATTGGGTTTTCGCCATACAAATCGGATAACGATCCCAACCATATTTTTTGAATTCAACGATTTGTTTCTGCGCCTTGCTGGAAAGTTCCACGCCAATACCACCGTAAACCTTCGTCACAATCGCTTCTAGTTTTTCTTCTATCGACCACGCATCATCATAAATGCGTTTGTAGTCCGCTTCTCCACTTTCAACAGCCGCAATGACTTTATCCGCAAGTTCAAGACCACCGTCGCCGCCTTTTTCCCAAACTTCTGTCAGAGAGAAAGGAATGCCGTGTTCTTCGCAAAGTGCTTCTAATTTCGCTACTTCTGCGTCAGAATCGGTAATGAATTTATTAATGGCTACAACATAAGGAATACCAAATGTTTGAATAGATTCCGTATGTTTTTGTAAATTAGTAAAACCTTTAGCTAGCGCATCCACATTTTCTTCGCTAAGCTCGGTTTTCAAAGCGCCACCGTGCATTTTCAGTGCGCGAATCGTTGCTACAATAACAACGCAATCTGGCGCTTTTCCAAGGGCAGGAACTTTAATATCTAAAAATTTCTCTGCACCAAGGTCTGCACCAAATCCAGCTTCTGTCACTACATACTCACCTAGTCGAAGTGCTGTGCTTGTCGCAGAAACACTATTACATCCGTGAGCAATATTCGCAAAAGGTCCGCCGTGTACGATGGCAGGTGTATGTTCTAATGTTTGCACCAAATTAGGTTTTAAAGCATCTTTTAATAGTAAGGTTAGAGCGCCTTCGTAGCCCATTTCGCCAACTGTAATTGGTTCTTTTTTATAGTTATAACCGATGACAATTTCACTTAAACGTTTCTTTAAATCTTTTAAATCACTTGCTAAACAAATGATCGCCATAATTTCAGAAGCAACCGTAATATCAAAACCGTCTTCACGTGGAACCCCTTGAATAGGACCTCCTAGACCAACAACCACTTTTCGAAGTGCACGGTCGTTCAAATCAACCACGCGTTTCCAAACGATTCTTCGGCCATCAATATCTAGGTCATTCCCTTGTTGCATATGATTATCAATAAATGCCGATAAAGCATTATTAGCTGCTGTAATTGCGTGGAAATCACCAGTAAAATGTAAATTAATATCTTCCATCGGAATAACCTGCGCGTATCCGCCACCTGTTGCCCCGCCCTTAATACCCATGGTAGGTCCGAGCGATGGTTCGCGAAGTGCAATAACGGTTTTCTTATCTTTTTTAGAGAGTGCATCGCCAAGACCAACTGTCACAGTCGATTTCCCTTCACCAGCAGGCGTTGGATTAATCGCCGTAACAAGAACAAGTTTTCCTGTTTCTTTGTCTTTTAGCGAGTGAATGGTATCATAGGATAACTTTGCTTTATACTTTCCGTAAAGTTCGAGTGCATCTGCGTCTAGTCCTAAATGTTCCGCAATAGTCGTAACTGGTAGAATTTCTGCTTTTGATGCAATTTCAATATCTGATTTCACTTTATTTGACATGATATCCCCTCCGAATATGTATATTGTAACAAAGAATTAAGATATTTTGGCTCACCATTGCATCAAAAAAGCGCGACACCAAGCGATGTAACACCATTTTGATTCTAAAGTAAAGCCTGATTGCGCAAAAATCAACATCTCAACCTTGGATTACCATTATTCCTTTGTTTCTGGTTTCGTCGTCTCCATTGCCTTGAGCGTCTTAAGCGCATCCGGATGATTTTCAAAAAACTGAACAACATCCCCAATTCGGTCAATCGAGTTCCAACTTAAGTGGTGTTCAATACCCTCCACATCATGATAAATATGGGAAGGATCTACGCCAATAATACTTAAAAAACTTTCTAGTAATGCGTGTCTTTCTAGGAGCCTTTTCCCCATTTGTGTTCCTTTAGGCGTCAAAATTAATCCACGATATTTCTCATAGATTAAATATTCGTCTTTATCCAGTTTCTGCACCATTTTTGTTACAGAGGATGGATGGACAAATAACTCATCAGCAATATCCGAAACCCTGGCATAACCTTTCGTTTCGATAAGGGAATAGATTTTTTCAATATAATCTTCCATACTAGGTGTTGGCATAGCTATACCCTCCAACTTAAATTCTTTCACATAGCCAATTGTACTATAATATCGCCCTTTCTAAAAGCAATTACCCTTTCAAAAACGAAATTTCTCCTAGTGTATCACTCCAAAAAACACCGTAATTTGTACTCATTTAAGACATTTTAGTAAAAAGTATGCCCTTACAAGTCCAAAAATTTAAAAAATATCGAAAATCAGCTTGACGTTTATAGGTATTTTGATTTATAGTGTTAGTATCATATGCGGCAACGCTATGAACTGAAAAGGTAGTATTTGCGAGAAATTTTTTTAAGTTAAAATGAAAGCGTTTTAACAAATGATTCTAGCAATTATTAGCCATACTTAGGAGGATTTATTTCAATGCAAAATGGGAAAGTAAAATGGTTTAACAATGAAAAGGGTTACGGTTTTATCGAATCAGACGGCGGCGAAGATATTTTCGTCCACTTCACAGCGATCCAAGGTGACGGCTACAAATCTTTAGAAGAAGGCCAAGCGGTAACATTTGAAGTAGTTGAAGGTAATCGCGGCGCTCAAGCAGCTAACGTAGAAAAAGCCTAAACCAGTTGCCAATTAGACACGGACTTAAAAACCGGCATAACTCGCCGGTTTTTTTATTGCAAAAAAAGAGCTTTCCTTCTATAATAAAGCCACATCTATTCATCTAATAGGAGGCGCATAATATGGAAGTTTTCGTGGATGGTGCAAGTGCTGGAAATCCTGGACCAAGTGGGGCTGGAATCGTTTTAAAAGCAGAAGGTATTTATGAACAATTCGCCATTCCGCTCGCAGTGATGACGAATCATGAAGCAGAATTTATTGCGATTAAACTGGGACTGGAAGAAGCCATAAAAAAACAAGCTACATTAATTCGTCTATACTCAGATTCGAAAGTTGCAATCGAAGCAATTCATAAACGACATGCGAAAAATCCGTTATTCAAGCCGCATTTAGAAGCAATTTTAGAAATGGCCGATTCATTTGAATTGTTTTTTGCTGAATGGCGTAATGTAAGTCAAAATAAACAAGCCGACCACCTTGCGCGTCAGGCTATAAAAAAACAGAAGCAACCTGGAGTCAAATAACCAGATTGCTTCTATTTTTTATTCGATATCGCGCGTTAACGTTTTTAAACCGTATTTTTCAACTACAGCAAAAGCATCCTCGCGGAATCCGTCATATTTTAAACTAGGCAAGTCTATTTCTAGCGGAACTTCTGTATGAATCCGAGCTAATTTTTGACTTAATTCTAGCATTGCTAAGTCTTCTTGGATTTTGGTTTGTTGCGCTGGTTTCAGTTTATCAAGGTTGTTCAAGACGCCTTCAATTGACTCAAATTCTTGAATAAGCTTAATCGCTGTTTTTTCACCGATTCCACGAACACCCGGATAACCATCTGAAGTGTCGCCCATTAATGCTTTCACATCAATAAATTGTCTTGGAGAAATACCCATCTCTTCAAAAAATGTCGCTTCATCATATCGTTTATAATTACCGTAACCTTTTTGCATAATCCAGACATCATTCGTCGGTGCGATTAGTTGCAGTAAATCTTTGTCGCCACTTAAAACAGTCGTAGCAATCGTATTACTCGCTTGAACGGTAATTGTCCCAATACAGTCATCTGCTTCAAAACCCGGCACACCTAAATTGACAAAGCCAAACCCAGCAGCTACCTCTTTCGCTAAATCAAACTGCGGAATCATTTCTTCTGGTGGCGCTGTTCTGCCTGCTTTATAACCATCATATAATTCATTTCGAAATGTTTGCGACCCCATATCCCAGCAAATTAGTGTATGCGTTGGGTTACTCTGGCGAATCGCTGCAAACATGTGGCGCATAAAACCTTGCACCCCATTCGTCGGAATTCCATGCTGGTTAAACATAAATTGTTTGGAAACGGCTGTTGCATAAAATGCTCGGAAAAGTAGTGCCATTCCATCAACAACGAGCAAATTTTCTCGATTTTCGTTCATATATAATCCTCCAATTTCCTTCTACTGCCATCTATTGTAGCATAATTATAACTGGCTCGCAGAAAAAAAGGAGCTTTTTACCAGCTTGCTTTTGTCACGCCGGGTAATTGTCCTTGATGTGCTAGTTCACGAAAACGGATTCGCGACATACCAAATTTACGCATGTAGCCGTGGGGACGTCCAGTTAGTTCACAACGATTGTGTAGCCGGGACGGGGAAGAATCGCGTGGTAATTTGCGTAATTCATCGTAGCGGCCTTCTGCTTTTAGCGTCCGGCGAAGTTCCGCATATTGTTCCACGAGCGCTTGTTGACGTTCATGTTTGGCAACTTTTGATTTTTTAGCCATGTGTCTCTCCTTCCTTAAATAATAATAATTACGATTTACATCATACGCCGATTTAATTAGGAAAGCAAGTCTTCTGTTTTAAAAAAACCGATATCCAGTTAAACTGAATATCGGTTGTCCTATTATTTAGTTCCAACTATCGGACCATACGCGTTAGAGAAACCATTATTATAAGGCACTCCTGCTTTATTTTTACCTGCATCCCAGTTCACCGACCAAGTCATAATCCCTTTCACCGGTGTGCCTTTTGCTTGTAAACGAGTGAAAACATTTTTGACGATTTGCGGATCTTTTACATAACCAGTTGCGGCTGCATCCACATTGGCTGGTAAACCGAACACGAATTTATTAGCTGGGATTTTCAAGTAACCACGAGTCCCGTTAATAAAGGAGTCCGCCATATAATATAAGAAAGATTCTTTTAATGTATCATTATTTTGCGCAATCCATTGGTTTGTTTCATCAACCCAAACACCATCGCCACCTTGGTTGTATAGTTGTGGCGCAATATAGTCATAATAATTAGCAAGTGAGGTTAGGTAGCTTTCATAGGCACTACCTGGTTTTAAATAAGGAAATTCTGGTGCCATCGTAATTAGGAAATTTTTCCCTTCCGCTTTATAATGATCTTTGACGATTTTTAGCGCAGCTGGGATAACCGTTTTATTATCTCCCGCGGTAATCGCACTTTGTTCTAAGTCGATGTCTAATCCATCAAAACCATATGTTTCTACTTGGCGGATAATTTCATTCGCGAACGCCTCTTCATCCCCAGCTTTTAGTTCCACGTGTCCATCTGCTCCACCTAGTGCCAAAAGAACGGCCCGACCTTCTTTATTTAATGCGCCGACTTGTGCTCTGAAATCGCTATCATTTATTCCCACTGGTTTAAATGTCGGAATGCGATTTACCCCGTCCCCTTTCATAAAGGAAACATCTACCACGTTATAAGCTTTCGGTGTATCTTTTAGGGCGATATCAGCCGAAGTCCCTTGTTGATAGCCATCATTTCCGGAAGATTTCCAACTATGCCAGTACCCAACTAGCACCTGTTTGTTAGAAATATCTGGCATTACAGAAGCGTCATCCGTCGCCGCTTGTGCTTGACTACCAAATGCCCCCAGTCCCGCACCAACTAAAAGTAAAGACAAACCACCAACCATTACTTGTTTTCCATTCATCTACTTTTCCCCCTTACTTTATCTACCCCAATCTTGCTTTTTTGGAGCTACTAGAAAATACCCATCATAATGAAAATAAAACTAGAAAAACAGCAAAAAAGCGAAATTGATATAGACCAATTCCGCTTTCAAATAAATGAATGTGTATAAGTAACTGAGAAAAAATAGCCCAATTAAAACTGTTTTATTTTTTATTTCGCATGTTGTGGTTCTGGATCTGCTACTTTTTTATCTTTCCGATGTGGAATCATATTGAAAATGATATTCAGTGTAATTGCTGTCACACTGCCCGCAACAATTCCATTACTCGTAAATAAGCGAACAAAGGATGGAAAAGCATTGAACAAATCTGGAACGACTGTAACGCCTAAGCCAACACCAACTGCACACGCAATAATTAACAAGTTTTCTTGAGAAGTGAAATTAACTTTTCCAAGCATCTTAATTCCTTGTGCGACAACCATGCCGAACATCGCGACCATAGCGCCGCCGAGAACTGGTGTCGGAATAATCGTTGTTACTGCACCAATTTTGGGAATCAGACCAAGCACAATAAGGAAACCAGCTGCCGCATAAATCACTTTACGTGTTTTAATACCAGAAAGTTGAACGAGTCCAACGTTTTGGGAATAAGCCGTATAGGGGAATGTATTAAATACACCGCCAAGCATAATCGCAAGCCCCTCTGCCCGGTAACCACGCGTTAAATCTTTTTGCGTTAATTTGCGTTCGGTAATATCAGATAAAGCGAAATATACTCCCGTTGATTCCACCATGCTGACAAGCGCAATTAAAATCATCGTAATAATTGCCGGCCACTCAAAGGTCGGTGTGCCAAAATAAAATGGTTTCGGCATATGGAACCAGCTCGCCTCACTCACAGGACCAAGCGAGATCCCTTTATAAAGCGCTGCAAAAAGGGAACCTCCAACCAGACCTATTAAAACAGCAATCGCCTTCGAAAACCCTTGTCCAA
The sequence above is drawn from the Listeria monocytogenes genome and encodes:
- a CDS encoding ABC-F family ATP-binding cassette domain-containing protein — protein: MKQLKVENLTKTYGEKSLFENISLTITEGERIGLIGVNGTGKSTLLQIISGSESGDKGTVTKAKDYTIGYLAQDPEFNEANTVLSAVFDGDTAALRAMRKYEEVLLAMSLDAENTKLHDAYTAASQEMDASAAWDMNTEAKTILERLGITDLTAKISELSGGQRKRVGLAQVLIETPDLLILDEPTNHLDFQSIRWLEEYLNRFKGAVLLVTHDRYFLDRVTNHMVELDRGSAYRYVGNYEKFMESKAIRMENEVRESEKNKNLYRKELAWMRRGPQGRATKQNARQDRFHDLEKKVKTKTDDSELAIDFVTSRLGKDVFELKNLEKRFDEKQVLQDFSLIIQPGERLGITGNNGTGKSTLLNMLAGKLAPDAGEVVTGQTVQIGYYTQQNEEMDPDMRMIAYLQEAGEQVTTSGGEVISVSAMLERFLFPPNSHGKKIGSLSGGEKRRLFLLRILMERPNVLLLDEPTNDLDTQTLTVLEDYLESFNGTVITVSHDRYFLDKVVNKLLVFRAIGEVEIFYGEYSDYLKELVTKAKPAKSMKKMANTSVEKAAPEKKEKVKLTYQEQLEWDGIEDAISELEQTIESLNETLEQTGADFTKAAEISELITAKETELEQMMERWEFLSQYAE
- a CDS encoding formate--tetrahydrofolate ligase, translated to MSNKVKSDIEIASKAEILPVTTIAEHLGLDADALELYGKYKAKLSYDTIHSLKDKETGKLVLVTAINPTPAGEGKSTVTVGLGDALSKKDKKTVIALREPSLGPTMGIKGGATGGGYAQVIPMEDINLHFTGDFHAITAANNALSAFIDNHMQQGNDLDIDGRRIVWKRVVDLNDRALRKVVVGLGGPIQGVPREDGFDITVASEIMAIICLASDLKDLKKRLSEIVIGYNYKKEPITVGEMGYEGALTLLLKDALKPNLVQTLEHTPAIVHGGPFANIAHGCNSVSATSTALRLGEYVVTEAGFGADLGAEKFLDIKVPALGKAPDCVVIVATIRALKMHGGALKTELSEENVDALAKGFTNLQKHTESIQTFGIPYVVAINKFITDSDAEVAKLEALCEEHGIPFSLTEVWEKGGDGGLELADKVIAAVESGEADYKRIYDDAWSIEEKLEAIVTKVYGGIGVELSSKAQKQIVEFKKYGWDRYPICMAKTQYSLSDDPTLLGRPTDFVIHIREFIPKLGAGFVVALTGDVMTMPGLPKKPAALNMDVDENGNAQGLF
- the mntR gene encoding transcriptional regulator MntR yields the protein MPTPSMEDYIEKIYSLIETKGYARVSDIADELFVHPSSVTKMVQKLDKDEYLIYEKYRGLILTPKGTQMGKRLLERHALLESFLSIIGVDPSHIYHDVEGIEHHLSWNSIDRIGDVVQFFENHPDALKTLKAMETTKPETKE
- the cspD gene encoding cold-shock protein CspD, whose protein sequence is MQNGKVKWFNNEKGYGFIESDGGEDIFVHFTAIQGDGYKSLEEGQAVTFEVVEGNRGAQAANVEKA
- a CDS encoding ribonuclease HI family protein, with the protein product MEVFVDGASAGNPGPSGAGIVLKAEGIYEQFAIPLAVMTNHEAEFIAIKLGLEEAIKKQATLIRLYSDSKVAIEAIHKRHAKNPLFKPHLEAILEMADSFELFFAEWRNVSQNKQADHLARQAIKKQKQPGVK
- a CDS encoding 5'-3' exonuclease — protein: MNENRENLLVVDGMALLFRAFYATAVSKQFMFNQHGIPTNGVQGFMRHMFAAIRQSNPTHTLICWDMGSQTFRNELYDGYKAGRTAPPEEMIPQFDLAKEVAAGFGFVNLGVPGFEADDCIGTITVQASNTIATTVLSGDKDLLQLIAPTNDVWIMQKGYGNYKRYDEATFFEEMGISPRQFIDVKALMGDTSDGYPGVRGIGEKTAIKLIQEFESIEGVLNNLDKLKPAQQTKIQEDLAMLELSQKLARIHTEVPLEIDLPSLKYDGFREDAFAVVEKYGLKTLTRDIE
- the rpsN gene encoding 30S ribosomal protein S14; amino-acid sequence: MAKKSKVAKHERQQALVEQYAELRRTLKAEGRYDELRKLPRDSSPSRLHNRCELTGRPHGYMRKFGMSRIRFRELAHQGQLPGVTKASW
- the chiA gene encoding chitinase ChiA, which produces MNGKQVMVGGLSLLLVGAGLGAFGSQAQAATDDASVMPDISNKQVLVGYWHSWKSSGNDGYQQGTSADIALKDTPKAYNVVDVSFMKGDGVNRIPTFKPVGINDSDFRAQVGALNKEGRAVLLALGGADGHVELKAGDEEAFANEIIRQVETYGFDGLDIDLEQSAITAGDNKTVIPAALKIVKDHYKAEGKNFLITMAPEFPYLKPGSAYESYLTSLANYYDYIAPQLYNQGGDGVWVDETNQWIAQNNDTLKESFLYYMADSFINGTRGYLKIPANKFVFGLPANVDAAATGYVKDPQIVKNVFTRLQAKGTPVKGIMTWSVNWDAGKNKAGVPYNNGFSNAYGPIVGTK
- a CDS encoding nucleobase:cation symporter-2 family protein — translated: MLGKGKIAALGFQHVLAMYAGAVIVPLLIGGALGFNGEEMTYLVSIDIFMCGIATLLQLTVNRFFGIGLPVVLGCAVQAIAPIILIGQDMGIGAIYGSIIVSGLFVLLIAPFFSKVVRFFPPVVTGSVVTVIGLTLIPVAINNLAGGEGAKDFGSMYNLGLGFGTLLLIILVYRFGQGFSKAIAVLIGLVGGSLFAALYKGISLGPVSEASWFHMPKPFYFGTPTFEWPAIITMILIALVSMVESTGVYFALSDITERKLTQKDLTRGYRAEGLAIMLGGVFNTFPYTAYSQNVGLVQLSGIKTRKVIYAAAGFLIVLGLIPKIGAVTTIIPTPVLGGAMVAMFGMVVAQGIKMLGKVNFTSQENLLIIACAVGVGLGVTVVPDLFNAFPSFVRLFTSNGIVAGSVTAITLNIIFNMIPHRKDKKVADPEPQHAK